One Corynebacterium matruchotii genomic window, CTCCTTCTGAGTGCATAGATCCGCAACCCGACGTTCCAGCTTCTCCACCCGAAAACCTGACGTATTATCAGAGAGAAGTAAATAATTATATTCGCTGGTAATTGGCTTCTCTGGCAGGTGAAGTTTCGCAGCATCTATCTTAAACTTAGCGGCAACAGACTGCCGAGTCTCCCCGGGACACACCACAGTGGCTGCTACATAATTATCGCCATAAATATCAACCAGTCGCACAGCAGAAACCCGTAACCCCGCAGCATCAAGCTTTTCGATAGTTCTTTCGAAATTACCCTCTTGATCGGCCAGTTCGGTATTTGTATGAGCCGAATAAATCATGCCAATAACCAGCAACAGCATGCCGGCAACACCTGACGCAACAATAATGCGCAGTGTGGGGCTTAGATTCATATCAGTTTCACTTTCGTCTTAAAATCCAATGAAATCAGGCGGGCGGGCCATCCAGGCACGCCTAACTTTCCGATGTCTCCACGATCCGCCATGAAATGTAGCGTGCTTGCGAACTGGGGTCTTCTCGGACAGCAGCTTCCCTGTCGATTGTAACAAGCAGGTATTGCGGCACGAGTTGCCCGACTAGCCCCCCGCCCCATTCCGCTACCACCACGGCATCGTCCAGCTCAGTGTCTAAATCCAGGGAGTCGAGACCGCCTGATGCATCATGGTCCAAGAGTCGGTAGGCGTCAACATGTATGAGCGTGGGACCACCGCTGAGAGATGGGTGTTCCCGGGCGATGATAAATGTTGGTGACGTTACTCGGCCTTTCACACCCATTCCGCGAGCCAAGCCTTGGGTGAAGGTAGTTTTACCCGCCCCTACCGGACCATCGAGAATCACCACGTCACCAGCCTCCAGGGCGGCACCGAGCTCGGCAGCTAACTCCTGCGTGTCTTCCGGGGTCTCTAGCCTGCGACTACCGGATGTTGGGAACATATCACGCATGCTGACCCCCAAGGTAGCGGCGCACGGTGCGTCCTGTTGGCGCGCAAATCACCGCATAATTAATGTCTTGAATCCTTGAGGCCAACTCGGTGGCGCTCATGCCGCCAGGCCCGAAGATAATTGCTTCATCACCTGGGCGTACGTTGTGTGGGTTATCCCCCAAATCAATGACAAACTGATCCATGCATATCCGCCCTACCTGCGGATACCTGTGCCCACCAATGGTGACTTCCACGTGATTTTGGGCGCGCCGCGGCAACCCATCGGCATAACCTGCGGGAATGACCGCCAAGTACCCCGGCTTGGCTGCCCGCCAGGTGAGGTTATAGCTGGTCCCTTCACCTGGTTCGATGGGTTTAACCACGGTTACCTTCCCAACCCAGCTCATTGCAGGTTGCAAGCCATAATCGTTGCCATCGGCGAGCGGGCTATAACCATAAACAGCGAGTCCAGGGCGAACCATCTCGTGGTAAAAATCGGGGCGAGTGAGCACTGCGGGCGAATTGCTGAGGTGGTTGACGGGCAGCTCTAAACCGAGTTTTCGACCCAGGGCAATGGCCCGATTGAATGCGGCGGCTTGGGTATCGTTGGCCGGGTTACCGGGTTCATCAGCGCAGGCCAGGTGGCTCATGACCCCAGTTACCTCAATGTTCCCAGTCGCAGTGCCCGCATCCTTAAGCAGGGTGAATACCGCCTCCCATTGGGATTCATCCACGCCCGAACGATGTAACCCCGTATCAATTTTTATGGTAGTTTGGACGAGTTTTTCCGGCTTGCCAGCAGCATACTTCACGATGGCCTGAGCGTGAGCCATGGAAACCACCGCCAGATGAATGTTAGCGTCTAGGGCAGCAGCAAAATCCTGTTCAGGCGACCAAATCCAACACAATATGGGAGCGGTAATACCGGCTTCGCGGAGTTCTAAGGCTTCGGCAAGAGTGGCCACACCTAATTGGTCGGCACCATTAGCTAGGACTGTGCGAGCAACGGGAATCGCTCCGTGATTATAGCCATCCGCTTTCACCACACACATTAATTGCGCTGGCTGAACCAGGTTTTTGAGGATCCGAGTATTGGTTGCTATGGCATCTAGGTCGATGACGGTTTCCAACAAATTCACGACAACCATTGTGCCATCAGGAGCGTAAAGCACCGAACTGAAAGCATCTTCACGATGCCACCAAGCTTGCTTTACTATCGGAATCTAATGAACTACATAATGAGCTGCAGCAACAGTCAAGTACAAAAGCTGGTTTCAGACATGACGAGTACATGCCAACACTTGCTGATGTCCGCCAACATCTGCCAACGCCTCCCTGCGCCTACTA contains:
- the tsaE gene encoding tRNA (adenosine(37)-N6)-threonylcarbamoyltransferase complex ATPase subunit type 1 TsaE, whose amino-acid sequence is MRDMFPTSGSRRLETPEDTQELAAELGAALEAGDVVILDGPVGAGKTTFTQGLARGMGVKGRVTSPTFIIAREHPSLSGGPTLIHVDAYRLLDHDASGGLDSLDLDTELDDAVVVAEWGGGLVGQLVPQYLLVTIDREAAVREDPSSQARYISWRIVETSES
- the alr gene encoding alanine racemase, with amino-acid sequence MNLLETVIDLDAIATNTRILKNLVQPAQLMCVVKADGYNHGAIPVARTVLANGADQLGVATLAEALELREAGITAPILCWIWSPEQDFAAALDANIHLAVVSMAHAQAIVKYAAGKPEKLVQTTIKIDTGLHRSGVDESQWEAVFTLLKDAGTATGNIEVTGVMSHLACADEPGNPANDTQAAAFNRAIALGRKLGLELPVNHLSNSPAVLTRPDFYHEMVRPGLAVYGYSPLADGNDYGLQPAMSWVGKVTVVKPIEPGEGTSYNLTWRAAKPGYLAVIPAGYADGLPRRAQNHVEVTIGGHRYPQVGRICMDQFVIDLGDNPHNVRPGDEAIIFGPGGMSATELASRIQDINYAVICAPTGRTVRRYLGGQHA